ACCATCTTTAAGTGCTGGAGCGATTTTGTCTTCCCAGAATGGAAGGGCACGTTCCAAAGTCACTTTCAAGTTTTCAGCATCTGGGATAACTGAGTCGTCAAGTGAAGCGTAACGACGGTCAGTGTGAGCTGAATGCTCATCATCACGGTCCATGTTTGGAGGCAATACATCGTATGAACGACGCCAGATGTGAACTTGCTCATCACCAAATTGTTCAGCAGCTTCAGCCTTGTTTTTACCAGTCAAACCACCGTAGTGACGTTCGTTCAAGCGCCATGATTTTTCAACTGGAACCCACAATTGGTCAGAAGCTTCAAGAGCCAAGTTTGTTGTTTTGATCGCACGTTTCAATACTGAAGTGTAAGCTTGGTCAAATTCGATACCAGCTTCTTTGATCAATTTACCAGCGTCAATCGCTTGTTGTGTACCTTTTTCAGACAAATCAACATCAGCCCAACCAGTGAAAAGGTTAGCTTTGTTCCATTCAGACTCACCGTGGCGAGCAAAAACCAATTTTACCATTAGATGGATTCTCCTTTTATTTTTCGAGGTTGTCCTCGTTTATCTATTCTATTTTACACAATTTTTCACAAAAAAGCTAGTTAAAATCAACTAAAAAGAGAAGAGTCTCAACATGACTCTTCTCTCAGCAATCTACTTTTAAAAATTGTTTTTGAAACACAAAAACAACCCTTCCTAGGGTTGTTTTCACTAGACTATCAGACAAGGCCACGGACTTCTTTCAAAAATTTAGAAAAAGAAACAGCGCCTTTAATGATTAGAAATCCTCCTATCCACTCGGTCGCTGAAAGAAAGCCCAGCACGCCACCAATGATAAATAAAATAGAAGGTAGCTTTCGAAGTTGTTGATCTTCTTCGAAATAGATTAACATAAAGGTCCCTAATGCAATCATCAAAATCTTAAAAAATGTCAGGAGCAAGGAAAAGGTTACCGTGACGACCAGCACCTTTGAAGGATCTTTATAGATGATGGCACCAGTATAGGATAGCAAAAATCGTAGGACAGGTCCCAAAAGCAAGGTTATGCCTGCCACCATGCCCAGTCTCCAATTGAGTCGAACCAATCTATCTCTCTCCATAAAAACCTCCTTCTCTCGTAGCTATCATTCTACCATATTTGCTCCAGAAACAAAAGACCTTCTCCGTCACAAACAAATCGCCTACCTGCTTTCAGACATCCGAACATAAAAAGAGAAGATCTGTCGATCCTCCCTTTTCATTTTCCAACCCTTATTTCTTAAAAATAGAGGTTCTGAAGTCGTTTGTTTGGTCAAGATAAGCTTTAAAGATTGCTCTCTTCAACTTATGAACGGCACTATCATACTCTGGATTATAGTTGCTCCAACGAGGACTTACAGCATCCTTGAGAACAGCTTGATCCATGAGGGCTTGCAATTCACTCACTTGATTGATGGTCTTGGTCCCATAGCTTGGCCATGGTTTTGTCGGATCTTTAAAGGTCACTTGTTTCAAGTTTTCAAACTGATCCACACGTTCTTTATACATGGCTTTCTTAAAGGCAGCCCAAGATGCATACTTGCCTTCAAATACCTTGTCCAATACAAGTTTATCGGTCACCAATCCTCGTTCTTTCCCATAGAGATTGATAGTTTGACCTTTTTGTTTGGCAGCTTCTTCGTATTGATTTGAGATATAAGGTACCATTCCATCCTTAAAGCCTTTGGCAGCCAAAAGTTCGTAAGCAATCCTACGCCCCATAAGGTCCCCTGGCGTGCCTTTCTCACTGCTGAGAGCTGAAAAGATTGGGGCAAAGAGTTTAATGGTATAGTAGCCATTTCGTTCATAGTCGCCAGTCTGGTACTCACGAGCTGATAAGATGTTGTGGTCAATCAAACTTTCAAAACTATTCAAGTTTTGGGCCTCTGCTTCTGTCAATTCTTTGACTACGTTAGTGGCGTAAACCTCATTTCCATCTGCTGGATCTTTCACATACTTGTTCTCAATTTTTCTGAG
The sequence above is a segment of the Streptococcus oralis ATCC 35037 genome. Coding sequences within it:
- a CDS encoding phosphoglycerate mutase gives rise to the protein MVKLVFARHGESEWNKANLFTGWADVDLSEKGTQQAIDAGKLIKEAGIEFDQAYTSVLKRAIKTTNLALEASDQLWVPVEKSWRLNERHYGGLTGKNKAEAAEQFGDEQVHIWRRSYDVLPPNMDRDDEHSAHTDRRYASLDDSVIPDAENLKVTLERALPFWEDKIAPALKDGKNVFVGAHGNSIRALVKHIKRLSDDEIMDVEIPNFPPLVFEFDEKLNVVSEYYLGK